The Leptospira inadai serovar Lyme str. 10 genome includes the window TTTTTTTTGTAATCGCCCCCGAAAATTGCTTACCTAAGAGATATTTTAGAAGTTCCGATTTCTTTGTTTTGAAAGAGTTAGGTAAAATTCCTTAACCATCCTTAGAAGAATAGTAGGAGCGCGACCGAACGGCCCAAATCTATTTTATATATTTTATTCATTCGTGTCTAAGGATGGTTTAAGAGATATTAAGATTTCTTAAAGGTTCCTTTTTTGGTGTCACAATCTTTTTTCGAAAGAGAAATCCAACCTTGTCCTTTACAGGAATTTTTTCCAGCACAGGAATGTCCTTTCCCACCGCACTCTCCAGTACCCTTGCAGGAATTAATTCCATGACATTCCCCTTTGGAATCTTCTGAACTCCCGCTCTTATCTTGCGCGATCGCTCCAGTGCTTAGTATTCCAGTAAGCGCCGCCCCAATCAGTAAATGTTTTGTTATATCGTTCATTTTATGCCTCCGCACATTTTTAGTTCGATTTTTTTAAGAGATGGTTACAATGAAATCAATCCTTTATTCAGGAACAGCTTCTCCTTCTATACGAATGGAAACTTCTTCTCCAACTAAAACACCTCCGGTTTCGAGAGTTTTATTCCACGTAAGTCCAAAATCCTTTCTATTGATTTTAGTCTCAGCTTCAAATGCCAGATGAGTATTTCCCCAGGGATCTTTTGCCGAACCAACATACTTTACTTCTAATACGACCGGTTTTGTGATTCCTTTAATCGTTAATTCGCCGTCCACTTTCGAAACTCCGCCTTTTTTGATGACGGCTTTGATTGCTTTAAAAGAGATTGTTGCGAAATTACTCGCGTCAAAAAAATCTTTTCCTTTTAGATGTTTATCGCGATCTGCGTCGCTTGTTGAAATCGAAGCCGACTGGATCGTAACTTCGAGGCCAGTTACGCTATTAGTTTTTTCGTCAAAAGCGAATTTGCCACTATATTCCCTAAACGTTCCTGGAACATTGGAAATGGCGAGATGCCTCACTTTGAAGCCTACCGAAGTATGAGAGTTGTCTAATTTGAAGTTTTCTGCTTCTGTACCGCTAAAAGAGAATGCACTGAGCAAAAGAGCGAAAAGAATATTTTTTTTGTTCATCAAAAATCACCTGGTTTAATAAGATAGTATTTGTATTTTGCAATCGACTAAATCACAAATATTTTATGGAAATATTAGCTTTAGATTCATTAAAAAAATCAATCATCGTCCAAAGAAATAATAAGTCCTGAAACTCTGTCCGGAAGAGAAATTTCCGAGACGAATCGGATTCCAAGTACGATCTTAGGTTCTTTCGACCACTTCGGTCTTTCAATACGAACGATCATTCCTTCAAACTCGATAGAATCCTCTTCCATTGGATTCGTGGTAATTCTTCCCTGAATCAAATCCCCAATGTTTAAATCTTCAGCAAGAGAATCTTTTACAAGAACTCCCATTCCGATTTCTGAAACATTAATTATATCTCCGATCACTTTCACTCGTTTACAGGTAAACGTCGTCGAAAGTTCCGCTATATCTTTAGAATTGAAGCGTCTCTTTTCTCTTTCATCATCCATACTAGGTTGGTTCTTTTATAAAATTAATTTTATTGAGATCGAAATTGTCAGTATAAACCCTGAAGTGGACACGAGAGTCAAGGGTCTCGTCAAAAAAAAATCGCTAATCTAAGGGTTTATTAAGGAGGAAAGTCCCCGGAATTAACTTAGTCCGTTTTTACAGAACTGAGTAAACTGCTGAATCAGTCATTTCTTTCAAATCCTTTCCCCTCGGAGCGATAAGGACTTACCTCTGCAATCGCTCGGAAACCATTCCCTTTTAAATGCCCTGGCGAAACTGTCTTTTTTAGATGGGGTCACGGGTCGGTCCGCAAAAGACAAAGGATTTTTCCGGTTTTCACTTTCTATACAAAATGGTTTATAACCGGGTTTTAAACTAGTATAAACTCATTAAAACCCCTTTTTGGACTTTCAAAAATCTCTTACTATTATACTTTAAGACTTTCTAAACGTATATGAACCGGCCCTACTTACTTGAATTCTCCTCTATCGAAGAAGCGATCCAAAAGGCATTCCATGACATTGCCCTTATCCATGAAGAGTTAGAACCAGCTTTATATTTTAGAATTGAATGGGTTATAGACAAATTTGGATTCGAAGAAAACTATTCATATCCGAAAGAAAAATCAGAGTTTGCGGCTTCAAACCCCGCGATGCCTTTCGACGCTTTTGCCGAATTTGTTCAGGGCATAATTCCCAAAAATGCTACAGACTTAATTCGATCTAAAATAAAGCTTATCTTTTATGATTCCAGGAGAAGCAGTACTACTGCTATCGCTGAATATGAAATCAAGAGAATAGACTTTATTTCAGGCGCAAGCGTCTATTTGAAACGGATTTCTGCTTAAACCCTTCCCCGCTTATCTATCCAGATTCTTATATGCTCCTTTTTCTAAATGAAACGGGTTGAAATCTTAGGGTTTTTTAGTGTTTTTTCGGGTTTTTTTAGAATTACGTTTTTATAATCCACTCAGAATGATTCTTTCCAATTTTCTCTTTAAAATCCCAGACTCCCTAAATATACGCATCTGAATTTCCTCTTCCTTTTCTAACGCTCGTTTGAATTCAGGGAGAGTCCTCCAGTAATAAATCGTGCATACAGAGTATCCTAGTTTCTCCGCGATTTTTTGCGGCCGTATTTTAGGAATTGCGACCGACAAGAAGAGTGCTTGTTCCTGCGGGATCGAAAGCTTTGGATACTTTTGTTTATTCGGATCGTACCCAAAGTCCTCGGGGCGAACACTTTCGATTTCGGTTTTTCGATCATCGGAGAAAGCTAAATCTTTGCCTTTATTTACTATTAATTCGTTTTTTTGTCTTGTCACGGTTTTTAAGTTTTCTTCTCCAAAAGGACTATATCACGAAGCTTTTGTATCGGCCGGTAAATGGATCCTTGTCTTGGCGGCCCTGTGGAATCATAATTCCGGGCCTTCTATTTTAACCCTTTAGGCTTATTAATTTTTTTTAGCAGGCTCTTGACTCTGAAGGATACTTCAGGGTTTATACTGACCTATTATGAGTCTTAAAATTGGAGAACTTGCAAAGGCAACCCACGTTTCTGTCGAAACGATTCGCTACTATGAATCTCTTAAACTTTTGAATCCTGCGTTTAGAAATGAATCTAAATACAGAATTTATTCAGAGGATTCCACTAAGAGAATTCAGTTCGTTCGAAACATGCAGGCACTTGGCTTTAGTCTTTCTGAAATCAAGGAGCTCCTAGACTTGAAAGTACAAACAAAAAGCCAATGTAAAAGCGTTCAGTCGAAAGTGAATTTAAAACTAAGCGAAATTCAAGGCAAGATCGCCGTTCTAAAAAAGCTGGAGAGCTCTTTAATCGAAATCCAAAAGATTTGTGAATCTTCGAAATCAACGAAGGAAGGATCTTGTCCAGTCTTGGACTTAATGGAGGAAGGACTATGAAAATCGAGTTAGTCTATGAAACGACCTGTCCGAATAAGGACGCTACAAAAAAGTTAATACTGGATATTCTTAAAGAACACAGTATTTCGGCGAAGTTCTTAGAAGTAAATAAAGACGATCCAAAATCGCCTGACTATGCTAAGAAATTTTCCTCCCCTACGGTTCTAATTAATGGAATCGATATAGAAGGAAATACCGGAGGAAACGCTTGCCGGCTTTACAAAGATGAATCCGGAAAACTATCCGGCATTCCTTCTAAAGAGTTATTGGAACGATCAATCTTAAAAGAAAGAAACAGTTCTCATTTTTCCTTAGCTTCGTTTTTGCCCCTCTTAGGAAGTGTCTTTGTTCCGGTAGTTTCATGCCCTGCATGTTACCCCCTATACGGGAGTGTTCTCGCTAGTCTCGGCTTTAGTTTTTTCGACTATACCCCTTACTTAAAACCTTTCGTTTTCGTTCTTTCCATTTTAGCCGTGACCGGAGTTTCTCTTTATTACGACCGGACTAAAAAATGGAAATCAGCTAGCTCCGTATTTCTTGGGATACTGCTCTTGGGGTTAAGCAAACTTTTCCTTGAAATCGATTCTTTAACTTTCATAGGGGCTTTCTTTTGCGTTTTCGGGTTTGTTCTATCCAGATTTGAATCCAAACCAAAGCCGAAAGAAGTTTGCGTAACCTGCTAAAGTTTCGAAGCGGCCGGACTTGCGGAACCATGATTCCGGGGATCCATTTTGTTCCCCCCGCTTCCCTTTCTTTTCCGTAAACGAAAAGTATAGTGCATCGTGGAGGATCAATTCTATTCCCGTTTCTAAGGGGTCTAGTTTCGATCTGGAGAGGTTTTTTTAGGAAAGCGGTACTTCCCCCCGTCTCGATCTATTTTAGGTGAAAAAACGAGGATAAAACGAGAAAGCCGAACCTAAGTTTCCTTTGAAATGTTAGCATTTGTTAGCTTTTTATATGCCCTGAATAAAATGACTTATTTGGGACCTTAGCGGCCGCTTTCGAAATGCTTCTTCGGCTAATTCTTTTTTTTCGCAAACGAGGCTATTAAGGACGAAAATGCTTTCTGTTCTTTAGGAGGCAGTTTAATAAAATTCTTCATTACATTTTTCAAGTCCTTAGATTTCTTTAAATGATTAAAAATCACTCGTTCGTCTTCTAACTCAAAAAGTATTTTTTCTGACCGTGAGCGGAACTTAATTGGTTCAACAGGCATATTATCATCCAAAAGCCATAATAGATCCGCTTTGTATTCTAGAGCAAGTGCGACAAGAACTGCCTTGGATGGATCCATTACTCCTTTATTTGTAATGGAACTGACGCCCTGGTAACTTAATCCAAGTTTCGAGGCTGCGTCTGACAATGAGTCGCCGGCGGCATTTATTAGTGCTTTGACTTTCTTTCCGAATAGTTTTGGTTTTGTA containing:
- a CDS encoding YceI family protein; translated protein: MNKKNILFALLLSAFSFSGTEAENFKLDNSHTSVGFKVRHLAISNVPGTFREYSGKFAFDEKTNSVTGLEVTIQSASISTSDADRDKHLKGKDFFDASNFATISFKAIKAVIKKGGVSKVDGELTIKGITKPVVLEVKYVGSAKDPWGNTHLAFEAETKINRKDFGLTWNKTLETGGVLVGEEVSIRIEGEAVPE
- a CDS encoding PilZ domain-containing protein — encoded protein: MDDEREKRRFNSKDIAELSTTFTCKRVKVIGDIINVSEIGMGVLVKDSLAEDLNIGDLIQGRITTNPMEEDSIEFEGMIVRIERPKWSKEPKIVLGIRFVSEISLPDRVSGLIISLDDD
- a CDS encoding MerR family transcriptional regulator yields the protein MSLKIGELAKATHVSVETIRYYESLKLLNPAFRNESKYRIYSEDSTKRIQFVRNMQALGFSLSEIKELLDLKVQTKSQCKSVQSKVNLKLSEIQGKIAVLKKLESSLIEIQKICESSKSTKEGSCPVLDLMEEGL
- a CDS encoding helix-turn-helix domain-containing protein; translation: MTEKNTKPKLFGKKVKALINAAGDSLSDAASKLGLSYQGVSSITNKGVMDPSKAVLVALALEYKADLLWLLDDNMPVEPIKFRSRSEKILFELEDERVIFNHLKKSKDLKNVMKNFIKLPPKEQKAFSSLIASFAKKKN